One window of the Acetomicrobium thermoterrenum DSM 13490 genome contains the following:
- a CDS encoding glycerate kinase type-2 family protein, with the protein MKSLKEDAFRIIEDSVSSVLPERGVEQELKKLDLGGKIYLVAIGKAAWRMAKSAKDCLKEKVKGGVVITKYGHSQGPIEGLKIYEAGHPIPDENTIRSTKEAVELAKGLSKGDTVLFLVSGGGSALFELPVDGVSLEDIKNVTDMLLRCGANIVEINAIRKRLSRVKGGKFALMASPARVYSLVLSDVLGDRIDSIASGPAYPDSTRYEDVRKIIRKYDLKLPKHILQSLREETPKSLDNVETRIIGSVSKVCESAKNVAVSLGYNAMILTTTLDCEASEAGLFLASIAREEVEKERPLERPCVIILGGETVVHVKGTGKGGRNQELVLSAARGIRNYPGVVIASVGTDGTDGPTDAAGGIVDGKTAKALEEVGIDIDDALNDNDSYHALQKVNSLIKTGPTGTNVNDLIFILCY; encoded by the coding sequence ATGAAAAGCTTAAAAGAAGATGCCTTTAGGATAATAGAGGATTCTGTTAGCTCGGTATTGCCCGAAAGGGGAGTGGAACAAGAGCTTAAAAAGCTGGATTTGGGTGGCAAGATTTATTTGGTCGCCATAGGAAAAGCCGCTTGGAGGATGGCCAAGTCCGCGAAGGACTGTCTTAAGGAAAAAGTTAAAGGCGGCGTTGTCATCACCAAATACGGACATTCCCAAGGCCCAATCGAGGGGCTTAAGATCTACGAAGCGGGCCATCCCATACCCGACGAAAATACGATCAGGTCCACGAAAGAGGCCGTAGAACTTGCGAAGGGCCTATCGAAGGGCGATACTGTGCTGTTTTTGGTCTCCGGAGGAGGGTCTGCACTTTTTGAGCTTCCTGTAGATGGCGTGAGCCTGGAGGATATAAAAAACGTCACCGATATGCTTTTAAGGTGCGGGGCCAATATCGTGGAGATAAACGCCATAAGAAAGCGCCTGTCTCGGGTAAAGGGCGGAAAGTTTGCTCTGATGGCCTCGCCAGCCAGGGTGTATTCCCTCGTTCTTTCGGACGTCTTGGGCGACAGGATCGACAGCATCGCCTCGGGCCCCGCTTATCCCGACTCGACGAGGTACGAAGACGTAAGAAAAATAATAAGGAAATACGACTTAAAATTGCCGAAGCATATACTTCAAAGCCTAAGGGAAGAAACCCCTAAAAGCCTCGACAACGTTGAAACCAGGATAATAGGAAGCGTCTCCAAGGTATGCGAAAGCGCAAAAAATGTGGCTGTAAGTTTGGGATACAATGCCATGATCCTGACTACCACGCTAGATTGTGAGGCAAGCGAAGCAGGCTTGTTTTTGGCTTCAATTGCCAGAGAAGAGGTTGAAAAAGAAAGGCCTCTTGAAAGGCCTTGTGTGATAATCCTGGGCGGTGAGACGGTCGTACACGTAAAAGGAACCGGAAAGGGAGGCAGAAACCAGGAGCTTGTCCTGTCCGCTGCCCGAGGCATAAGAAACTATCCGGGAGTTGTCATAGCCTCCGTAGGAACGGATGGCACCGACGGCCCGACGGATGCGGCGGGCGGAATCGTCGACGGAAAGACGGCCAAAGCGCTAGAGGAAGTCGGCATAGATATCGACGACGCCTTAAACGACAACGACTCCTATCATGCCTTACAAAAAGTTAATAGCTTGATAAAGACGGGGCCGACGGGCACAAACGTAAATGATTTGATATTTATTTTATGCTATTGA
- a CDS encoding GntP family permease: protein MGFWLIVLLILSVIFIVYMTAKVNLHPFLVLLFTAVLYGLFSGMGLKDIIDSITGGFGGTLGSIGIVIAAGTIIGTFLEKSGGAFKMAEAVLKITGEKRVPLAMAIIGYIVSIPIFCDSGFVILSPLNKAITKKAKLSLAATGLALSLGLYATHTMVPPTPGPIAAAGILGADLGLVIIIGIIVSIPALLIGVLYSNMMGKKIYIEPEPELNDDEIAKRTERAPSTFNSFMPIILPIILILLKSISDFPTKPFGAGAVSSFFGFVGNPVIALLIGVIIAFTLPKKLDKMMLSSSGWVGEGLLNAAAIILITGAGGAFGKILQNSGIASVLGESLTTVNLGIWLPFIVAAALKSAQGSSTVAIITSASLMAPLMGSLGLTSPLALALTVVAIGAGSMVVSHANDSYFWVVSQFSRMKVDQAYKLQTLGTLLEGVTAAIAIWVISLILL from the coding sequence ATGGGTTTCTGGTTAATTGTGCTCTTAATCTTATCGGTCATATTTATAGTTTACATGACTGCAAAAGTAAATCTTCATCCATTTCTAGTCTTATTGTTCACGGCTGTGTTGTATGGTCTTTTTTCCGGCATGGGGTTGAAGGACATAATCGATTCGATTACCGGTGGATTCGGGGGAACTTTGGGAAGCATTGGCATAGTTATTGCTGCAGGCACTATCATTGGGACTTTCCTTGAGAAGTCAGGCGGAGCATTTAAGATGGCCGAAGCCGTCCTCAAAATTACCGGAGAAAAGAGAGTTCCCTTGGCGATGGCTATAATTGGCTATATAGTTTCTATCCCTATCTTTTGCGATTCGGGTTTTGTAATACTTTCGCCTTTAAATAAGGCTATTACAAAGAAAGCGAAATTATCTCTCGCGGCCACGGGTTTAGCGCTTAGTTTGGGATTATATGCAACCCATACAATGGTGCCCCCCACACCTGGTCCCATAGCTGCCGCAGGCATTCTTGGAGCAGACTTAGGTTTAGTAATCATAATAGGTATAATTGTCTCCATCCCGGCCCTTTTGATAGGGGTATTGTATTCAAATATGATGGGTAAAAAGATATATATTGAACCTGAACCGGAACTAAACGATGACGAAATAGCGAAAAGAACAGAGAGAGCCCCTTCGACCTTCAATTCTTTTATGCCCATTATCTTACCTATCATATTAATTTTGCTTAAATCTATATCCGATTTCCCGACAAAACCTTTTGGAGCGGGTGCTGTTAGCTCCTTTTTTGGTTTTGTAGGCAATCCGGTAATTGCTCTTTTAATAGGCGTTATTATAGCTTTTACCCTACCCAAAAAATTGGATAAAATGATGTTGTCTTCTAGCGGGTGGGTGGGGGAAGGGCTACTTAATGCTGCTGCCATTATCTTGATTACGGGAGCCGGCGGTGCTTTCGGCAAAATTTTACAGAATTCTGGCATAGCAAGTGTCTTAGGAGAAAGTCTCACAACTGTGAATTTAGGCATTTGGTTGCCTTTCATAGTAGCAGCAGCATTAAAGTCTGCTCAAGGTTCTTCCACCGTTGCCATAATAACCAGTGCATCTTTAATGGCTCCATTGATGGGTTCATTAGGTTTAACTTCGCCCTTAGCTTTAGCTTTAACCGTAGTAGCAATTGGAGCCGGTTCAATGGTCGTATCTCACGCAAATGACAGCTATTTTTGGGTTGTATCACAATTTTCGAGGATGAAGGTCGATCAAGCTTACAAGCTTCAAACTTTAGGGACTTTACTGGAAGGCGTAACCGCGGCAATCGCTATATGGGTTATCAGCTTAATACTTCTGTAA
- a CDS encoding MmgE/PrpD family protein — protein MSEKQTMSRRLSEFAVNLKYEDIPSEVMEHLKNVMLDGYGCGLFGSTTPWMKIYKDVLTARTDRKEASIWGTRDKTSVTAAMMINGSAINSFELDDTHTDGIIHVSTGVLGCVTSFAEMLENISGKEFLVAAALAYEISCRVAAPIGMELAHEGFNNTGTTCVFGSTAGVGRLLGLNAEQMQHAMGISGNWASGLQAVQFASMAKRIVPSKSSEGAIVGALLAKEGFTGIEDVFENEFGGFYHCFTDRVYNEERTCGELGDRWELMGIGLKFYSTCRSKHTTIDGLRKFRAEHPEIKPEDIKKIVVHTTSITRKYSVDADDIKSVVSAQLSHPYVCAVTLMEGNAFIDQFTEDKIKDPKILEFARKVEVVDDPEIENLPRALRYTVKIDIHLNDGRVFNLEVNYPKGHPKNPFTKEELLWKFKTLGYKAIPDDKKLDKIAEALFNLEEIKNVKNFVELLRKE, from the coding sequence GGAATTCGCTGTCAACTTGAAATATGAGGACATTCCTTCGGAGGTGATGGAACACCTCAAAAACGTCATGCTTGATGGCTACGGGTGCGGGCTATTCGGATCCACCACCCCGTGGATGAAGATCTACAAAGACGTCCTGACCGCCAGAACGGATAGAAAGGAAGCCTCCATATGGGGAACGAGGGATAAAACTTCCGTCACGGCCGCTATGATGATAAACGGCTCGGCCATAAACTCCTTTGAGCTCGACGACACGCATACCGACGGGATAATTCACGTTTCCACAGGAGTTTTGGGATGCGTCACCTCCTTTGCCGAGATGCTTGAAAATATTAGCGGGAAGGAATTTTTGGTCGCTGCCGCCCTGGCCTACGAGATATCCTGCCGCGTGGCCGCACCCATCGGCATGGAGCTGGCCCACGAGGGATTTAACAACACAGGCACCACCTGCGTATTCGGCTCTACGGCGGGCGTGGGAAGGCTGCTTGGCTTAAACGCTGAGCAAATGCAACACGCCATGGGAATTTCAGGAAACTGGGCAAGCGGCCTGCAGGCCGTACAGTTCGCCTCCATGGCAAAAAGGATAGTGCCCTCCAAATCCTCGGAAGGAGCCATCGTCGGAGCTTTGCTCGCCAAAGAGGGCTTCACGGGGATCGAAGACGTCTTCGAAAACGAATTCGGAGGATTTTACCATTGCTTCACCGACAGAGTCTACAACGAAGAGCGCACCTGCGGCGAATTGGGCGACCGGTGGGAGCTCATGGGCATTGGACTTAAGTTTTACTCCACTTGCCGAAGCAAACACACGACCATAGACGGCTTGAGAAAGTTCAGGGCGGAACATCCCGAGATAAAGCCTGAAGACATTAAAAAAATAGTCGTTCACACCACGTCCATAACGAGAAAGTACTCCGTCGACGCCGACGATATAAAAAGCGTAGTTTCAGCCCAATTAAGCCATCCTTATGTCTGTGCCGTTACGCTCATGGAAGGGAACGCCTTCATAGATCAGTTCACTGAAGACAAGATCAAAGATCCCAAGATATTGGAGTTCGCAAGAAAAGTAGAAGTCGTAGACGATCCTGAAATAGAAAACCTGCCAAGGGCTCTTCGCTACACCGTGAAAATAGACATCCACTTAAACGACGGACGCGTATTCAACCTGGAGGTAAATTATCCCAAGGGACATCCCAAAAACCCCTTCACTAAGGAAGAGTTGCTTTGGAAGTTCAAAACCCTGGGCTACAAGGCGATCCCCGACGACAAAAAACTCGACAAGATCGCCGAGGCCTTATTTAACCTGGAAGAAATCAAAAACGTCAAAAACTTCGTGGAGCTTTTGAGAAAGGAATAA
- a CDS encoding iron-containing alcohol dehydrogenase → MTNILRQFSFELPTRIEYGVGIVVKLGDELKKLGAQKVCIITDPGIEKAGLLGKIKPILNEQRISYSIFDGIDPNPKDRNVESGARAVSSFQADAMIAIGGGSVIDCAKAIGVLVSHGGERIKDFEGRTKVKKPILPFVAIPTTAGTGSEVTFSAVITDTENNYKMTVRSPYMAAKVAMLDPELTVTVPPHITASTGMDALTHAIEAYTVKVSEPVSDALALYAIELITHNLAKVVKDGKDIEARASMLVGSLLAGIAFSHSDVGSVHCMAEALGGIYDAPHGVCNAVLLPYVMEYNAESCIEKYARIAKAMGKTFENSREGAMKAVERVKELAVEVGLPAFKSLGVKESDLERLADMAAKNISTESNPREMSKEDYLVLFKKALAD, encoded by the coding sequence ATGACGAACATATTGAGGCAATTTAGTTTCGAGTTGCCAACGAGGATCGAATACGGAGTGGGTATCGTTGTTAAGCTTGGGGACGAACTAAAGAAACTCGGAGCCCAAAAAGTATGCATAATCACAGACCCCGGCATCGAAAAGGCAGGCTTGCTGGGGAAAATAAAGCCCATCCTAAATGAACAAAGGATCTCCTACAGCATTTTCGATGGGATAGATCCCAATCCAAAGGATCGAAACGTCGAAAGCGGCGCTAGGGCCGTAAGTAGCTTTCAAGCGGATGCAATGATAGCCATAGGTGGAGGAAGCGTTATTGATTGCGCCAAGGCAATTGGCGTTTTGGTTTCCCACGGCGGGGAGAGGATTAAGGATTTCGAGGGAAGGACTAAAGTAAAAAAGCCAATCCTTCCCTTCGTCGCCATACCAACTACTGCCGGCACAGGAAGTGAGGTTACCTTTTCGGCGGTCATTACCGACACCGAAAACAACTACAAGATGACGGTAAGAAGCCCCTACATGGCTGCAAAGGTTGCCATGCTCGACCCTGAACTTACCGTAACCGTTCCGCCTCATATAACTGCCTCGACGGGCATGGATGCCTTGACACACGCCATCGAGGCCTACACCGTCAAGGTTTCTGAGCCTGTCAGCGATGCACTGGCTTTATACGCTATTGAGCTGATAACGCACAATTTGGCAAAGGTGGTGAAAGATGGGAAAGACATTGAGGCGCGGGCCAGCATGTTGGTGGGAAGTTTGCTTGCCGGGATCGCCTTTAGCCACTCCGACGTTGGTTCCGTTCACTGCATGGCCGAGGCCTTAGGCGGCATTTACGATGCGCCCCACGGGGTTTGCAACGCCGTGCTGTTGCCCTACGTTATGGAATACAACGCCGAGTCTTGCATAGAAAAGTACGCAAGGATCGCAAAGGCAATGGGAAAGACTTTTGAAAATTCGAGAGAAGGTGCCATGAAGGCTGTAGAAAGAGTGAAGGAACTGGCGGTAGAAGTGGGCCTGCCTGCTTTCAAGAGCCTTGGCGTGAAAGAATCAGACCTTGAGAGGTTGGCCGATATGGCCGCTAAGAACATTTCCACGGAGAGCAACCCCCGTGAAATGAGCAAAGAAGATTATCTGGTGCTATTTAAGAAAGCGCTTGCGGATTGA